The sequence below is a genomic window from Pseudorca crassidens isolate mPseCra1 chromosome 7, mPseCra1.hap1, whole genome shotgun sequence.
GAGGCTCATGGTTCATTGGCCTGAGGCGGAGGATGTTTCCTCAGTTTTAGGCAACAAGACAATACATTGTGACAGTAGGCAACCCATTTCCATCCTATTCTACAGCCGAAGAAACATCTGCCCCCAAGCGCAGTGCAAGTACGAACTTCCACTCCATCATTTCCAAACAAGCCGTTCCCTgaagggaaaaacacacacacacaagaaagaaaaatcagtccTCAAGAGGCTGGGGGAGATCTTAGGGCTGTCCTCTCTTTCCTGGTGAAGGACTCTACCCTCTCACCTGCTGTTACATTTCGGCGAGGGCCGCTGAGTCCAACGCTCATCAGAGGAAGTTGAGGGAAACAGGAATTTGGATAGCTGGAAAGTGATCCCTGCATGTGGTGAAATGAGCTCCCGTCTCTTAAGCTTTGGCAGGTTTTCAGGATGTAGTGACAGAGGAGCAGGGCAGGGGTCGAACACCACTGACCCACCTCTTGCCCCTAGTCTGCTGATCTGATATTGGTGTCTCCCTGCTGGGCTTACACCAATAGGGCTTTTCAAGTGCCTCAGTCCTTAGAAGATCCTCATTTTCATGATCAGACCTGTACCCATCATCTTACCTGAAGGCAATGAGATCACAAAGAGGAAGAGTAACCCAGAGAGACAGAGCCTCATCGTTGAGCAGGGCACAGAGCTGCAACTGCCTGGGGGTGGCTGTCTGGGAGCCTCCTTTATAGTGCTGGGCAAGGCTGGGTGGGGCTGGACGCTGGCCTCATTCTATCTGGAAGGACACCCAGGGGAGACAGGCTTCTTCAGGGTTAGAGGAAAAAGAGTCCCTAGGCCATTCGGCGCTACTTCCTCTTCTACAAATCATGGGAGAAGAAGGGACAGTCAAGGCAGAACAGGAGCAGAGACCAGGCATCCTCACGCTCAGGCCTGGGCACTTCCCCTGTAACTTCAAATGTACACTGATGGAAAAACGGCAGGAAAATGTCTGCTCGTTTTTCCGGTCCAACTGAGAACACAGGAGCCCAGAGAGGTGATGTGATAAAATACAGGCTTAATTTCAGGCCAGAAAGGAAGTCGGCAAGAACTTACAGTGTTCCAAGAAGCAAAGGATCTCAAGGTGTCGTGGCCTGACCAAGAGCTACGTAGGTGTTCAGACACAGTGGAGAAGGGAAAGCCTTCTCTTCACATGCGGATTTGTTCTCCTGTTGGAGGCCCACGCTGCAGGGAATCTTTCCCCCAGGGAAGTTCGCTGAGGGTCTTCGTTTTCCAAACGGTTGATATAAAATGTTGGCTGGAGTTTGGCAACCTTGAGCGTTCTGAGAAAGATTCTCTTTTTGGAGTGGGTGGGTTAGAGCCCTCTCCTGGCCCTTGACAGGAAGAGCCAGTTCAGTGCTACGTTCAGGATTGGCTGCCCTCTGCCGGGAGTGGAGTAGAACAACGCTTCCCTGGAGCTGCAGGGACGTGGATCTGGGGAAGGGTCATTCATTAGGTCTGCCTCCTTGGAGGGATGGTGGGGGACCGGGAGTTGAGAAGACACGAACTTAGGGTTTATTCTTGCCCCTGAGGCAGGCTTGTACCCGAGTGACCCATGACTGTAGGATTCTGAGTCTGTAAAGTGGCAACAGAGCATAGTTTTATTGATTACACTCCCTTTTTACTGATTAACAGGCCCTTGGATAAATTAGTTAGCATCTCTGAGCTTcagcctcttctttctttcttttttttttttttactatttttaaaaattgaagtatggttgctgtacaatattatggaagttacaggtgtacaatatagtgattcacaaattttaaaggttatactccatttatagttattataaaataatatattatatatattataaaatattggctagattccctttgttgtacaacatctttgtagcttattttatacctaatagtttgtatctcttaattccctacTCCTGTACTGCCCatcccctcttccttcttcccagtggtaaccactagtttgttctgaaAATCTGtgaatttgcttctttttttgttatattcactagtttgttgtattttttttagattccacatataaatgatatcatacagtatttgccttctctgtctgacttatttcacttagcataatatcctccgcatccgtgttgctgcaaatggcaaaatttctttcttttttatggctgaatagtattccattgtatgtatatatacaacacatctttatccattcatctgttgatggacacttaggttgcttcttggatactgtaaatagtgctactatgaatatGAACtctagggtgcatgtatcttttcaaattagtgtttctgtttttttttttttcagataagtttccttttctctaaaagtGCATTGTAAGAgggttttttttgatgatgaaatGAAATAGAGCTTGAAAAACGCATCACGCTCATTCTGGTATagatttccttcttctcctctcaTCTTCCTCTTTCTGCTACTCTTCGTGCTTATTCTGTATTAAATCCCACCACCACTATagctgtatttctttctcttctgcagACCCTCTCCAAGAGACTTCTTAGTGAATGCAAAATGCTGCTGGGAAAGTTTTATTCTGGGTTCCAACAATGCGTATGGTTGAGAGCACGGCTGTAGGTTGGAATGGGAGTGGGAGAGAAATGGTGGGCTAGTGGACTAGAAATATGGAGGTCGGTGCTAGATCAGGGCTGAGCATTCCCTTGCAGTCCCCAGGAAAGGCTCCCAGGAGACCCTGCACTGGGCATATGATTCCCGCCCACGGAACCCAGGCCATATGCTCACCATCTGCTGCCATAGACACAGCGTAGGCTAGTAGTGACACCTTATTCTTTTAGAGATGGAGGAAACAAGGCTCAGATTGGTGAATGGGCTTGCACAAAGGAAAGAAGCAACCTGTGGGCTGTGCTGGCATCAAATGTTCAGCTGTCTTAATACTCGGTTCGGAACTCTGTCCTCCATATATTTGAGATTGTTCAATTGTGCATTAGGGAatatgggaactatgaacctaacATTTTCTAAATACTTCTGAGTCCCTCCTACACACAGTTCTGGAAAAGCAGATCTAATATGTGTCTGGGGATCAGTATGTGTTCAGGACAGACTCTTTCCTTTCCACCCACAGATGTCCTGATTAAATTACTGTCCTGACCTTCGGGCAGGAGTTTCTCCTAAGTGAGCCAAGTGTTCCAACCTTCTTTCCCAGGTCTTGTTGGGCTAAGCTGCCAGGGAAACACAAATGGATTTAGTGTTGCTCTGTTGGtgctttcttcctttatcttaatTTGCTGGAATTCTCATGCCCTCCTTATTATCGTCCTTACCTTTGAGAAAAAAACATCCACTGCACATCCTATGTAACCCTAAATGAATTACCCTGTTTAAGGAGCATGCTTCATTTTCAGTTGCCTCATTCACTAGTCAGACCCTTCCTGAGTGCAATGACTTAAACTCCActttaaaattatgcttttttttcccattatggtttactacaggatattgaatatagttccctgtgctatacagtgagaccttgttgtttatccattctgtatgtactagtttgcatctgctaaccccaaactcccaatccatctctcccccactccacccttggcaatcacaagtctgttctctatgcctgtgaatCTATAAAGTCAATttattagagcagttttaggttcacaggaaAATTGAGTAGAAAGTGCAGACAGCTCCCTCCTGTTCCCACACGTGTACAACCACCTCCATTATCGACACCCTGCACCAGAGTGGTACGTTTGTTACGAacgatgaacctacactgacacacgGTATCCCTCAAAATCTATAGTTTACACTAAGTTTCACCTgtggtgttgtatattctgtgagttttgacaaatgtataacatctatccaccattgtagtatcatacagaatcgTTACCCTATCCTAAAAATCCACTGTGCTCTGCCGTggttcttatttttaaacttttaacatAAATTATTGATAAAAGATGCAGTTTAatacacataaagaaaaataaacaaatcacacACGCAGCTTAGTGACTGAACATACAGCAAACACTGTGTAACCACCACTGAGATCAAGGAAACAGATGTTCTCCAGCACCACCGACGGTCCTAGTGCACCACTGAGTAACCACAGCCCACTCCCTCCCTCATAAGGGGATTTTGAGTGCATGGTCCGGATGAGCCGGTGCAAACGTCCACCGGCGCAGCACCTGCTTCCGCTCCTGGCGGGGTGGAGGGGTGCAGGTGCCGCGGCGGCCAGCGTGGGTGCGCTCAGCGGCTCCTGGCCCTGTGCGTGGACTGCAGGCTGGGGTGTCTGCAGAGGCTGTACGGCAGGGTGAGGGATACCCTTGAGGTGGACTTGTAAGGTGCAGCAGCCCGAGGAGTAGCAGTAGCACGAGCAGCACGAGGTGGTAAGTTCTGCAAAGCCGGGGGACCACCTCCAGACAGGCAGCTATCAGTCACACCTCGCTAGGCAGCGCTAGCCAACGAAGTCCATAGCCAAGCAGTCCGGGGCACTCAGACCCAGATGCAGCCAGATGGCGAAGAGCTGGATGAGGCCCAGACTGGCATATAGCACTTGGCATTCCTTGGAAGCCTTGCTGCCAGCGTGGATTAGGTCTCATCTGTGCTAGATGGTTAGGTGTGTAAcacggagggcttccctgagtcTGTGGAACCGCTGGCACAGAGTAGCCCCCAGCTGCAGGCTGGGACTGCTTTAAGATGGCATTGGTGGAGAGCACTCTCATCCCTGCCACCCGCTGTGTATACTGGTTGGGCAGGTGAGCCTTTCTCTGGGCCAGGGTGACACAGTGGCTTGGAGCCCACGATGCATCCGCTCAGTGACTGCTCTGCTTGCCTCTTGGGGGCATATGGAGCAGACAAAGCCAAACCCTtgcttctccccaccctcctgcgCCCCCCTCGGCACTGGCGACTGATCCAAAAGGAGAAAACTCTTACTGAACTTCTCATCACCACTGGTGTCATCCAAGTTCTTAATGTAGAGATTCACCCCCTGACAGTGACCAATTCTCTCCTGTTTCGGCGGTTCAAATTTCCACTTTAATGGGGCCTGCCGATTCACTTTCTTCTGTGCACAGTGGAGGAAAATGACTTTCCCACTGATCGCTTTTCCATTTGTCTCTTTCAAGGCCTTGTTGGCATCCTGGTGTTTTTTGTGTCTCACAAAGCCAAAGCCTTTGGATTTCCCCCTGAGATCTCTCACTTACCTTGACGCTTAGGGTCTTACCAAACTGGCTGAATAGCTCTTTCAGTCTCTCATCATCCACCTCTTCCCCGAAGTTTTTGATGTAAACGTTGGTGAATTCCTTGGCTTTGGCTCCAAGCTTGGCTTCCCGCTCTTTTCGAGACTTCCATCTGCCCACAGACACTTTGTGGTCACTGAGGGTCATGCCCTTCATCTTCTCGATGGCTTTGTCGGCAGCCTCTTTGGTCAAAGGAATAACCCTTAGGGCCAGTCTCATCACACCCTACCTTGCAGGACAGAATGTttccaaaagcagaaaaagaatcaCGAAGTGCCTTGATACGTATAGATTTGTCCAGGTTCTTCACGAAGACGTTTCCCACACCAGATTTTCTCAAAGAGGGATCCGCTGAGGCCACGTGATACGGGTCAGCTTTCCCTTACATCAAAGTTTGTGGTCTCCAAGGCCCGCTCAGCCGGCTGCTGGAAGTGGACGCAGGCAGAACCCAGGGAGTGGCCCACACAGACGGACAGCACAGGCGCCCCGCAGGGCTGAACTTTGCTCACAGCGAGGCCTCAGTGATGTGCGAGTGCAGGTTACCCATACACGGGGGGCCGTGGGGTAGCTGCTGGCAGCAGCGCTCATCTCCCCAGCCCTGACCACTCCCAGACCTGCCAGGAGGACATCTTAGCGGGACCACACAGGACAATAGGGGCTCTGCTTGGAGCCGTggtctgaagctcagagaagctgGAGGGGGCTCCGAGGGCCAGAGAGAGGAGTTCGGGGCTGGCTCCCAAGAGACTACCAAACCACAGGCTCTCAAAGCTCATATGGCCCTCCCTGGGAGTCTGTTAATTTTCAGCTGTCCTGGtctgaagcaatggacaaaggattaatctccaaaatatacaaacagctcatggagcccaatatcaaaaaaacaaaccacccagttaaaaaaatgggtggaagacctaaatagacatttcaccagagaagacacacagatggccaagaggcacataaaaagatgctcagcatcactaattattagagaaatgcaaatcaaaactacaatgaggtatcacctcacaccggtcagaatgggcatcatcaaaaagtctacaaacaataaatgctggagagggtgtggagaaaagggaaccctcttgcactgttggtgggaatgtaaattggtgcagccactatggagaacagtatggaggttccttaaaaaactaaaaacagaactaccataagacccagcaatcccactattgggcatgtaccctgagaaaaccataatttaaaagaacacatgtaccccagtgttcattgcagcactatttataatagctgggacatggaaagaacctaaatgtccaatgacagatgaatggataaagaagatgtggcacatatatacaatggaatattactcagccataaaaatgaatgaaattgggtcatctgtagagatgtggatggacccagagtctgtcatacagactgaaataagtcagaaagagaaaaacaagttattgtatattaatgaatatatgtggaatctagaaaaatggtacagatgaacctatttgtaggccaggaatagagatgtagatgtagagaacggacatgtggacatgggggagaaggggagggtgggacgaattgggagattaggtttgacatacactaccatgtgtaaaacagatagctactgagaacctgctgtagagcacagggagcacagctcagtgctctgtgaccacctagaggggtgggctgggggggatgggagggaggtccaagagggaggggatatacatatacctgattcacttcactgtacagcagaaactaacacaacattgtaaagcaattttactccaaaaagaaaaaaaaaaaagaaatgaaagaaaatgtaccACCTGAGATCAGGAACGATTATCTTTCAAGTCTCAAGTGAAATGCCATTTCTTCAGGGAGCTCCTTCCTGATCAACTTATATTATTAACCCATTTGACTATCCGTTTATATTGCTGTTCTCAAGGTCCCAGAATGGAGTTCCTCTTTCCCAATGACTTCACAGCACCCTGTAATCACTGATCAGAACGAGGACTCCCTCCTCTCGTCCCTTGTCTCCATTCTCGTTCCCTCCCTTCCATTCTAATGTGTCTGGTATGTCTTTATATATGAGGGTGGCTTTTAACAAGATGTAGCATTGTTTTcctgtgtatttaaaaattttaataaatgtcatTATGCGTtgaatctcacacacacacacacactcacacacacaaaattaaaacGGGGACTCCCCTGCAAACGACACAAATACTTCCAAGAGGCGACCCAAGGGTACGCACGGTGGCCTCGAGAAACACATTTCTGTATAAATACAGGCCTCGGGCTCCCGGGGTTTAAAATTACAGCAGCCCGGGTAAGAGGGAAACCAAATATACGTACATACCAACTCGGCAAAGGCAAGCCCTGGGCGTATCCGCCTCCCACGCCGAGTAGAATCAACGCAGCGCTCAGGCGCGCTGCGCGGACAGGTAGCGGGCGAACACGTAGTGGGCGAGCGCCTGGTGCGCAGACGCGTGGTGCGCAGACACGTAGTGGGCGGACGCCTGGTGCGCAGACCGTGGTGGGGGGACACGTAGTGAGCGGAACGTGGTGTGCGGACACGTGGTGGGCGGGTGTCTGGTGCGCAGACGCGTGGTGGGCGGACACGTAGTGCGCGGAAGCGTGGTGGGCGGGTGTCTGGTGCGCAGACGCGTGGTGGGCGGACACGTAGTGCGCGGAAGCGTGGTGGGCGGGCATCTGGTGCGCAGACGCGTGGTGAGTGGACACGTAGTGCGCGGAAACGTGGTGGGTGGACGCCTGGTGCCCGGACACGTGGCAGGCGGACGTCTGGTGCGCAGACGCGTGGTGGGCGGACACGTAGTGCGCGGAAACGTGGTGGGCGGACGTCTGGTGCGCAGACGCTTGGTGGGCGGACACGTATTGCGCGGAAACATGGTGGTCGGACTCCTGTACGCGGACGCGCGGTGTGCGCGGGCGAGGGCGGCGGGAGGAGGCGCGTGGGCGCGGGCACGCGGGCGGCTCACCGCTAGCTTTTCGGTTGGGGACCAATGGTCGCCCAGGTTCTGGAAGTGTGCGAAAGTGACTTCCCCGCGGGTTCTTCGGGGAGAATTCGCTCTTCCGCCCCcgtctttttttagattttaaagcgttttagggtttttaaaaaaccttgttttcttttttttattttcagggtGCTAGGCGTGAAAGCAGCGGAGGCTGCCGCGACGGGGGGTGGAGAGAGCAAAGTATACGTTATCAGTTATTTGCTATTATTGTCTGCTACGGAGGGTGACCTTATGTTAGAAATAAATATCATAGGGTAGTCACCCTAcgcaggaacaagagaaggttttTGAAGACAGGTAagcggttaaaaaaaaaaaaggcacataaaGTAAAGAAGCCATAAAAGTTGCATGAGGTTTGTGGCACGGCAGAGCTTGAGGCCCATGAAAGACGTGGAAATCGAGTCTCGTTGGATGGGGAAGCTCAAAGAAAACTCACTCTGTATGTGGGGTCCCATACTTAAATTGGGCGCTCCAAATGGGAATAAATGAGATAGAATGGTTTCTTTTACGATTCCTACCCAAACTTTTGTACCGGTGTAAAGGCAGGCCATGGatagtggaaagaacacagaaGCAAGGAATAGCTGAAAATCTGGTTATTCTAGCAGgcacacagctttttttttttttttttgcggtacgcgggcctctcactgttgtggcctctatcgctgtggagcacaggctccggacgctcgggctcagcggccatggctcatgggcccagccgctctgcggtatgtgggatattcccggaccggggcacgaacccgtgtccccggcatcggcagaaggactctcaaccactgcgcctgcagggaagcccaagcacacAGATTTTTCATTGGAAAAAGTTTAGGTGAGGGTCAGGGATGGATTACCCTCAGAAAATATCTTTCCCAGGTGTGCTTCTGAGGGTACTGCTTTGCCAGGGCTCCCCAAGGGATTCCGTTCCTATTTCAACAACAGAACCCTTATGTTGCTACAACCTTGCTTGTTTGATGGTTCTCTTTTGTGATGTATGATCTGCTGTACACCTGCCTTCGTGGACTGCAAAATGCTCAGTGTATTCATGTTATAATGAATACTTTACCCAGAATCAAGTTGGAAAAGATTCTGTTTCCTATAGTGAAAAATCcctgggattaaaaaaaagtcctCCTATCTCACTAATCCCGGAAGATACCAGTGGGCACACAGAGCTCCTTTCCTTTTAACTTCTGTGGTTAATCTCTGGGGCTTAGGAACGCGGGAGTAGGGAGGGATGGTGCCTGAGGTTTTGACCGGGAGCCCAAGGTTTCACAACAGAGCGCTGGATCGCAAGGTTTAAAGATTCATTTCCCTAGACCAGCCTCCTCTTGCAGGATCTTTGCCCCACATCCAGCTCATCCCTGGAGAATCCGTGGAGATGTCAGTCTCAGGGAAGGCCTGAGACCTATTCCCGTGGCCCAGCTTAACTTACACCCATCCCCTTATCTGGAAGCACACGTGTCAAGAGGAAGATCCGGGTCAGTGCAAGGAGGTGGCCTCCCATATCTGATGAAGGTTCAGACACTAGAACTTCCCAGTGGAAGATGGGGAGACCCTTGTTTCAAGCTGGGCTGGACGGTTGGGGCTTCAGTATGACCCATTCTGCCATATAGAGCTGATAGGAGACTCCATGGAAGTCAGAGGGTAGGAGTGCATTGCTGCCGTCTCCTTAGCAACTGGGGGACTTCAGACTCTTTCTTTAGGCTGGTAGGCCCAAAAGCAGCGGAGGCTGCAGCGACTGGGGGCAGAGGAACAGGAACAAATGGTCTGAGCACAGCAGCTCCTCTGATTACTGGCAAAACTTGACCTAAATCTTGGCTCTCCTAGAGCATGGTCCAGAACCTTCCACTCTTTTACCCATGTTCTTCTAACTGTTTGCTGGGGCAGGACTTAGAGTGAGGATTAAGATCATAGTTTCAGTGTCTCTAACACCCTGCAAGCTCTGAGAGACAATTTCAGACCAAAACCCAAGTCCAAACCCAAGTAGGAAAATCCAGCTGGCTACACATAACAGCTCCTTCGACATGAGAATAATGAAGAAATCACTCTCTGGACCTGGAGAAGTTCAGAGAGGAAAGTGGGGTCTGGTTGTCCCAAGTGATCAAAGAGACACATCTGCCTGGAAGGGGCTGTGTGATCAGGTGAATCAGTTTATTGCCTTTAGCAAGATTTGATTATGTCTGGAGTCTTAGGACATTCTGTGAGGAGATATTGGCTGGGAACTGGTCCCTGGCCACACGCAGGGAAGAATGTTCTCAGTACCTTCTTTCAAGATCAGATGGCCTTATGCCACTGGGACTGATGCCCAGAAGTCCCCAGGGCTAGTTTGCCTTCTTCCTTAGCTTCTGCTAGATGGCCTAGAGAACATGATTTTTTCCATTGGGCATTGAAGTCTCTTCCCCGTCCTCAAATTTCTTAGCACACTTGTAGCTAACTGGGCTGTCCGTATCTCCAAGGATTTCTATgaggggctgtggagaaaggcAGTTCTGCAACACTGGTCATGTGCCTGGTATGTGACACATATTCAGCCTTACTCATAAGTATGGGCAGATCAGCAGCCCACCCTTCCCTTACTCAGACTCATATCTGTAAGAAGTGAGGCACAGACCCAATGTGGGAAACTACGGAAGGGCCAGGATCACTGTGGGTGTGGAGGAGACATGTAGCATGGCGCGTGGAAGTAGAGCACTCAAGAGAGCAGGAAAAGGGGGAGAGTCAGTTCCGTTCCATTCACGTGGCCACTGAAATTAGTGGCACTTTATGCCGGGCACTGTTCTGGGTTCCAGGGAcgtaaagaagagagaaaactctGCGCTCACAGTTGCATGGGCCATAGGTTATAATTTTAGTATGATGAGGTAAAAGCTGTGCTACAGGATTTATGTACAGGGTGCTATGGAAACTTGGGGCATGAAACTGAGCTTTGAGGGAAACAGGGAAGGACTCCTGGAGGAGATGATACTCTGGAGTAGAATCTTTAAGGGTAAGTAGGGATTATCCAGGAAGTACAAGAAAGAGGGCTCTAGGAACAATCAGTAGATCCATAGGCTCGGGGGAGAGAGGTATAGAAAAGTTTGGTGTGTGCCGGTATGAACACACATTTATGTATCACTAGAACATGGGGGGTGGTTACAGATAAGGCTGGAGAAGGAGGTAGAGCCAGGTTACAAAGGACCATGagtgaaaatttatttaattttattttttatggaagtacagttgatttacagtgttccaCGTATACAACAGagggattcagttatatgtattctttttcagattctttttttaaaacttactgaagtatagtcgatttacaatgtttcaggtatacagggAAGTATTTAAGTAATACATAAATGtatctatatgtctattctttttttaacatctttattgcagtataattgctttacaatggtatgttagtttctgctgtataacaaaatgaatcagctatat
It includes:
- the DEFB136 gene encoding defensin beta 136; translation: MRLCLSGLLFLFVISLPSGNGLFGNDGVEVRTCTALGGRCFFGCRIGWKWVAYCHNVLSCCLKLRKHPPPQANEP